A single region of the Rhodohalobacter sp. 614A genome encodes:
- a CDS encoding Sir2 family NAD-dependent protein deacetylase, with the protein MPHIVVLSGAGISADSGLATFRGAGGLWEGYDITEVASIEGWHRDKEKVLEFYNKRREQLAKAEPNSGHFAIASLEDEFTVTVITQNIDNLHERAGSTNVLHLHGLLSEARSDNDPDLITEIGTAPIRLGDKASDGTQLRPNVVWFGEPVPMIEIAAEAVMNADMFIVVGTSLAVYPAASLVHYVEDDIPKFLVDPSKTEIHLTDDWKHIKQTAAVGLPKLTRKLSKKYR; encoded by the coding sequence GTGCCTCATATTGTTGTACTTTCGGGTGCAGGAATTAGTGCAGACAGTGGTTTGGCGACATTCAGAGGTGCGGGTGGATTATGGGAAGGCTATGATATTACCGAGGTAGCTTCCATAGAAGGGTGGCATCGCGATAAAGAAAAAGTACTCGAGTTCTATAACAAGAGGAGAGAGCAACTTGCTAAAGCCGAACCAAATTCCGGTCATTTTGCAATAGCCAGTCTTGAAGATGAATTTACCGTAACAGTTATCACGCAGAATATTGACAATCTTCATGAACGAGCCGGCTCCACCAATGTTCTTCATTTGCATGGATTGTTAAGTGAAGCAAGAAGTGACAATGATCCGGATTTGATTACTGAGATTGGAACAGCACCAATCAGGCTTGGAGATAAAGCTTCTGACGGAACCCAGTTAAGACCGAATGTTGTTTGGTTTGGCGAACCGGTTCCTATGATCGAAATAGCTGCGGAGGCGGTTATGAATGCTGACATGTTTATCGTTGTTGGAACATCATTGGCAGTTTATCCCGCAGCAAGTTTGGTCCATTATGTGGAGGATGATATCCCAAAATTTTTAGTGGATCCCTCCAAAACTGAAATACACTTGACCGATGATTGGAAGCACATAAAACAAACAGCGGCTGTCGGTCTGCCAAAATTGACAAGAAAACTATCAAAAAAATATAGATGA